From the Candidatus Dadabacteria bacterium genome, one window contains:
- a CDS encoding ion transporter, with protein sequence MTVYAKTRSRLAAVVVRRDTKAGVAFDYAVQFLVLMALAVFSIGTLPDLDPADRRWLEMAETAILAVFTFEYALRIWVSENRWGYVFSFFGIVDLVAILPVFWFARGTTDLVFVRSFRLLRLLLIIKAVQSSEAVFRLKQAWWQIRDELMLYGAASVIVLFTAAAGIHHFEHKAQPEAFKSVFHSLWWAITTLASVEYGDVYPITTGGKIFTFFVAVTGLGVVAVPTALLASALTKTKRPEGP encoded by the coding sequence ATGACGGTCTACGCGAAGACGCGTTCCCGGCTGGCTGCTGTAGTAGTGCGTCGGGACACTAAAGCCGGCGTAGCATTCGATTACGCCGTCCAGTTCTTGGTTCTGATGGCCCTTGCGGTTTTTTCAATCGGAACGCTGCCGGATCTGGATCCCGCCGACCGGCGCTGGCTGGAAATGGCGGAAACAGCGATCCTCGCTGTTTTCACCTTTGAATACGCGCTTCGTATCTGGGTCAGCGAAAACAGGTGGGGCTACGTGTTCAGTTTCTTCGGGATCGTGGACCTTGTCGCCATTCTGCCCGTTTTCTGGTTCGCAAGGGGGACGACAGACTTGGTGTTCGTGCGCTCCTTTCGCCTGCTGCGCCTGTTGCTGATAATCAAGGCGGTGCAGTCCTCAGAGGCGGTGTTCAGGCTGAAGCAGGCATGGTGGCAGATCAGAGACGAACTAATGCTCTACGGAGCGGCAAGCGTCATAGTGCTGTTCACGGCGGCGGCCGGCATTCACCACTTTGAGCACAAAGCCCAGCCCGAAGCGTTCAAAAGCGTGTTCCATAGCCTCTGGTGGGCGATTACGACCCTCGCCTCGGTCGAGTACGGAGACGTGTACCCGATAACCACGGGCGGAAAGATATTCACTTTTTTCGTCGCGGTAACGGGGCTCGGAGTTGTGGCGGTTCCCACCGCCCTGTTGGCCTCGGCGCTCACGAAAACAAAAAGACCGGAAGGTCCATAG
- a CDS encoding SDR family NAD(P)-dependent oxidoreductase codes for MTKSNKSCDSSGESQPHSETQKQEKSGFGPPIAIVGMGCRFPGAPSIPAFWRLLEAGQNTVMEGVPGSGIGRMDELFPDGQIPSKGCRFCAYVDGIEQFDAGFFRISPVEAQLLDPQQRMMLETTWEALEDAGMDPDRLRGSRTGVYTGISNDEYRMLVVESRKPADAASCLYALSGTNLNGTSGRVSFVLGLMGPAKAVDAACASSMVSVHDAVADLQQGKADLAIAGGVQAILNSRIFELRADAMMLSPDGQCKTFDESANGYVRGEGCGVVILKRLSEAEEDGDRIWGVIRGSAVNNGGASTGLTVPHIPALEQVMEAALSDAGVSASDVDYLEAHGTGTAVGDPIEIDAVSAVYGKGRKADRPLLIGSVKTNIGHLESAAGIAGLIKAVLVMQRGVIPKHLHFQVPNPSLDWDRLPLKVTSSMMDLPERGGRPRLAGVNSFGISGTNAHIVVEEYIAPGGLPYGKSELAGSAQAVTVSLPEAVESLPLPEQGLKKRETRLLPLSGKSVNALRELAERYLSWLDEHPEDIASQSASAEALLSDMAWTAGVGRSHFDHRAGVVFRDTGSLREGLKALGNAGESPGPQTPTKIAFAYTGQGSQWAGMGKALYEREPVARAVLDRCEEVFRAERGTSLLDVMFGRGEGNLGDTAWEQPALYALECALTALWSSVGVRPSVVLGHSVGELAAAQAAGVFSLEDGMRFAAARGTLLSETEPGAMAAVFATPARVASTVGELNESSDSVGLSISADNGTHQVVSGPVAEIEAISKRFESEGVRVRRLNTARAFHSALVEPALDMLEASLDNVAVEPPSLTVVSNLTGQVVESGQALDGAYWRQHAREKVAFARGVRTLAELGVDLVLEIGPRPILATMTRSAWPDSVQTPTPMVLSSLRPPSGESQASADGADFTQAVAEAYQAGLPIRFEGLFAGEGRHRISLPSYPFQRERHWLDSKRKQRSGVGHPLLGVRHESATGEVTFETEVFQSDPEWLSDHRVFGRVIAPGALYGAMAASVSLTEESGAVVVEDMQLLNALVFPEEGFEDGTGDEGRKVQVVLDSSERPNSRRVQIFSKGSGEDWTAHVEGHISQGTPMPEAGSRIDLESLKAPLSPIDVADYYRARAGTGINLGPFFRTLGKVWSRPGEALGEISFPEALGRNELDVHPLLLDGCFQVVAAARNPGGIEEETTYLPFGWERLWLADWLPDRLFCHVRMSEVSQGTETEQDEPPEVWNGELRIYDPNGLLLGGLSGYMVKRATRAALLSAGEGVNELLYEVVWRERTLPPGMLSADFLASQATVATRSGLLSDYLADEGVTPKDRSALLTDLERWSRSCALETLEKLGWEREVGVTVDSEELRQRLNVVEEHKKLFRRTLEMLAKSGVLEEVDGDFVVRTGPGDPLPDEMPPDTEEFATRMAELYPHGLTEIGLFRRSGNALADILLGRADPLTVLFSSGDPTPGDLYLKAPVARAANRLLRETVQTLVEGLPDGRHLRVIEVGAGTGSATAAILPELPEGRFDYMYTDISAGFFAEAEARFGGEEASIDYRMLDIEKDPVEQGFDSHGYDLVIASNVLHATRYLDETLAHCRRLLAPSGQMVALENLRGMGWMDLTFGPLDGWWRFADAYRPQHALVEPAVWRRVLADVGFEEIEVLGLEESDSTGMPDKGVIVARGTAEVTEKPGTWVLAADSAGVAEELAAELAARNQTVVLADHQLPEDGHSEADGSSIVRGAVDMERRESWQSLLECLPGDAPLSGVVHLVALGGHGLNATTEEMAKDTRQAMASALALTQGLLDSDVVPENGVWFLTRGAQVLERELGGELAGATLWGFGKTLAREAAHLEPRMIDLDPTKTQSPELLDELLYPDQENHIAHRYGRRVVARLVRAGTDTERLTLPEQPGWVLAPDPEGIFDKPYVKPLPEHSLEPKEVRVAVEAAGLNFWDVFRSLGFIEEENLGKEMCGHVLDVGSEVSTVSVGDHVVGLGFGGAFADEMVIREELVAPAPSGISVTDLATVPNVFASAAFSYELSGLNAGERVLIHAGAGGVGLAAIQLARAAGAEVYATASELKRPYLRSIGVEHVFDSRTTKFGEEILEATDGAGVDVVLNSLTGEGFIESSLSCLAQGGRFVELSRRDILSEEEMAEVRPDVAYSILELDVLKKTDPACVGKVLREVMERLKSGELKPLIHSRWPLAETGAALRFMRSARHIGKIVVTTPPLVRGGLRQDRTYLVTGGLGGIGCAVASWLADHGAGAIVLNGRRPPDPEVEKEIDSLRERGYTVRVELADVTDAAAVDDMLARMDRELPPLGGVIHSVGVLSDASLSNQSWERFEQVLWPKVLGAWHLHRATADRDLELFILFSSRVGVMGNPGQANHAAANAFLDQLAAHRRAVGLPGQAIAWGAWSEIGEAAEQRDRIERQRAALGGRWFTPQQGLRAFDRLVRQDVTNSVVMSMDWAVFEEAVEDRPSLLEELLSTSSKADADSPAQADDLMSRVRKTTVAEREGMLVSFLQEEVQAVLRLPSTPTPTVGFFDLGMDSLMAVELRNRLNRAFAGEYVVSNTAVFDYPDITTLAHYLAGELGQLGGDSGTASTPETVAPPPRPSVATEDDDIAIVGMACRFPGAKNLLEYWNLLESGTDAVTDGRQAGDSPRDTFGDSNSESATHLHGAFVEGIEWFDSRFFRIAPIEARMMDPRQRMMLETSWEAIEDAGIAPDSLRGSRTGVYAGVSHSEYQHVIEASGKAGTFLGLMASVTAGRVASVLGLEGPAMAIDMACASALVAVHQAVVGLQRGEVDLALAGGVHAALSRDISKLMLDVGMLSPSGQCHPFDASADGYVRGEGCGMLILKRLNEAEVDGDRIWGVIKGSAINQNGASAGLTVPNGPAQERVIEETLVKAGLTGRDVDYLEAHATASQLGDAIEVHAAGSVYGRGRDADRPLLMGTVKSNIGYLETAAGVAGLIKAVLAMKQGIIPKHLHFKEPNPQIDWNRLPVRVTSEKTDWPPHPDRPPRAAVSAFGISGTNAHMVVEGYGIATEDNSASAGVQSLRGTARQVPVSLPEPVANLPLAAGELTERTVRFLPLSGKSDGALRDMAGQYLSWFDNHIAESSPEAPALADIAWTASVGRSHFDHRAALVFGDMQSLRAGLTKLTETDATPDKPDPQPVTKVAFVYTGEGNQWVGMGEALYNSEPVVRAVLDHCDTVVRAERGASLLDVMFGHAEAAGDLNDADWAQPALYALECALTALWASVGIRPNVALGHGTGEIAAAQAAGVLTLEDGLRFALTRGTLMAALPGVDPNQSLDGLEVAFAESEVSPPSLTLVSGVTGQVVDADSPLDGAYWRMQACETAAFSAGVSTLAELGVDAVIEIGPGAVLGPQVNPEWPDSSNGKEATTSPLVLASLMRPSDEDSQEHSTGFAEAVAGAYDAGLALSFEGMFAGESRRRISLPSYPFQRRRHWV; via the coding sequence ATGACGAAGTCAAACAAATCTTGCGATTCTTCCGGGGAATCACAGCCCCACTCTGAAACTCAGAAACAGGAAAAATCTGGATTCGGTCCACCGATAGCGATCGTGGGCATGGGGTGCCGGTTCCCCGGCGCACCGAGTATACCGGCCTTTTGGCGCCTGCTTGAAGCCGGCCAGAATACAGTGATGGAGGGCGTCCCGGGTTCCGGCATCGGGCGTATGGACGAGCTTTTCCCCGATGGACAGATTCCGAGCAAGGGCTGTCGTTTCTGTGCCTATGTCGACGGAATCGAGCAGTTCGACGCGGGGTTCTTTCGCATTTCTCCGGTCGAGGCCCAGTTGCTGGATCCACAGCAGCGAATGATGCTGGAAACCACTTGGGAGGCTCTCGAGGATGCGGGCATGGACCCGGATCGGCTGAGGGGCAGCCGCACCGGGGTATACACCGGGATCAGCAACGACGAATACAGGATGCTGGTAGTGGAGTCAAGGAAACCTGCCGATGCCGCCTCATGTCTTTATGCTCTGAGCGGCACGAACCTGAACGGTACCAGCGGACGGGTCTCTTTCGTGCTGGGCCTCATGGGACCGGCGAAGGCAGTGGACGCCGCGTGCGCGTCGTCCATGGTGTCGGTCCACGACGCGGTGGCGGACCTGCAGCAGGGCAAGGCGGATCTGGCCATTGCGGGCGGTGTGCAGGCTATCCTGAACAGTCGTATATTCGAACTCCGTGCGGATGCGATGATGCTGTCTCCGGACGGGCAGTGCAAAACGTTCGATGAGTCTGCGAACGGTTACGTGCGCGGCGAAGGTTGCGGCGTCGTTATCCTGAAGCGGCTGAGCGAGGCCGAGGAGGATGGCGATCGGATCTGGGGTGTGATCCGAGGCTCGGCGGTGAATAACGGCGGGGCCAGCACCGGACTGACCGTACCGCACATCCCAGCACTGGAACAGGTGATGGAAGCGGCCCTGTCCGATGCCGGAGTTTCTGCTTCGGATGTGGATTACCTGGAGGCACACGGGACTGGAACAGCTGTAGGCGACCCGATTGAGATCGACGCCGTCTCCGCTGTCTACGGCAAAGGACGCAAAGCCGATCGTCCTCTCTTGATCGGTTCGGTAAAGACCAATATCGGCCACCTCGAGTCGGCTGCCGGAATCGCCGGTCTGATCAAGGCAGTGCTGGTGATGCAGCGCGGCGTGATTCCGAAGCATCTGCACTTCCAGGTCCCCAACCCTAGCCTCGATTGGGACCGACTGCCCTTGAAAGTTACTTCGTCCATGATGGACTTGCCCGAGCGCGGCGGACGGCCGCGACTGGCGGGAGTAAACTCCTTCGGGATATCCGGGACGAACGCCCACATAGTGGTGGAAGAATACATAGCCCCGGGGGGATTGCCCTACGGAAAGAGTGAGCTTGCGGGCTCAGCCCAGGCGGTGACAGTCTCTTTGCCGGAGGCCGTGGAGAGTTTGCCGCTGCCGGAGCAAGGATTAAAGAAGCGCGAGACCCGTTTGCTGCCGCTGTCCGGAAAATCGGTGAACGCGCTCCGGGAACTTGCGGAACGTTACCTCTCATGGCTGGATGAGCATCCAGAGGATATTGCTTCCCAAAGCGCCTCGGCAGAAGCCTTGCTCTCGGACATGGCGTGGACTGCAGGCGTAGGGAGGAGCCATTTTGATCACCGTGCGGGCGTGGTGTTTCGGGATACCGGGTCGCTGCGGGAGGGGCTGAAAGCGTTGGGGAATGCGGGCGAGAGTCCGGGCCCGCAAACGCCGACGAAGATAGCGTTCGCTTATACCGGGCAAGGAAGCCAATGGGCCGGCATGGGAAAGGCGCTCTACGAACGTGAGCCGGTGGCGCGGGCGGTTCTTGACCGCTGTGAAGAGGTGTTTCGGGCCGAAAGGGGAACCTCGTTGCTTGACGTAATGTTTGGGCGCGGCGAAGGCAATCTGGGCGATACGGCGTGGGAGCAGCCAGCCCTCTATGCCCTCGAGTGCGCGCTCACGGCGCTCTGGTCGAGCGTAGGAGTTCGTCCCAGCGTGGTGTTGGGGCACAGTGTCGGGGAACTGGCGGCGGCGCAGGCGGCGGGAGTGTTCAGCCTGGAGGATGGAATGCGGTTTGCCGCGGCGCGGGGCACCCTGCTGTCGGAAACCGAACCGGGCGCAATGGCGGCAGTTTTTGCCACTCCGGCACGAGTGGCGTCGACGGTCGGGGAGCTGAATGAATCATCTGACAGTGTTGGGCTGAGCATCTCGGCGGACAACGGCACCCACCAGGTGGTGAGCGGCCCGGTTGCGGAAATTGAAGCCATCTCGAAGCGTTTCGAATCGGAAGGAGTCCGGGTAAGACGATTGAACACGGCCCGCGCGTTCCACAGCGCCTTGGTGGAGCCAGCTCTGGATATGCTGGAAGCTTCCTTGGATAATGTGGCGGTCGAGCCACCCTCCCTCACCGTGGTCAGCAACCTGACTGGCCAAGTGGTGGAGTCTGGCCAGGCGCTGGACGGAGCCTACTGGAGGCAGCATGCCCGTGAGAAAGTGGCATTCGCCCGCGGTGTCCGGACGTTGGCGGAACTCGGGGTGGACCTGGTGCTGGAGATAGGGCCGAGACCGATCCTGGCCACGATGACTCGCTCGGCCTGGCCAGACTCGGTACAGACACCGACGCCCATGGTGCTGTCGAGCCTGCGTCCACCATCCGGTGAATCCCAAGCGTCCGCGGATGGCGCCGATTTCACGCAGGCCGTCGCGGAAGCGTATCAGGCGGGACTCCCGATTCGTTTTGAAGGGCTCTTTGCGGGGGAGGGGCGCCATCGCATCTCGCTGCCAAGCTATCCATTCCAGCGCGAACGCCATTGGCTCGATTCGAAGAGAAAACAGCGCTCGGGCGTCGGCCACCCTTTACTGGGGGTCCGGCACGAATCCGCTACAGGCGAGGTCACATTCGAGACAGAAGTGTTCCAGTCGGATCCGGAGTGGTTGAGCGACCACCGGGTGTTTGGCCGGGTTATAGCTCCGGGCGCGCTCTACGGGGCCATGGCAGCATCGGTATCCCTTACGGAAGAAAGCGGCGCGGTGGTTGTGGAGGACATGCAACTGCTCAACGCACTGGTTTTCCCGGAGGAGGGTTTCGAGGACGGTACCGGTGACGAGGGCCGGAAGGTGCAGGTTGTGCTTGATTCTTCCGAACGGCCGAATTCGCGTCGGGTCCAGATATTCAGCAAGGGGAGCGGAGAGGACTGGACGGCACATGTGGAAGGCCACATATCGCAGGGCACCCCCATGCCGGAAGCCGGAAGCCGCATCGATCTTGAAAGCCTCAAGGCCCCTCTGTCGCCAATAGACGTGGCAGACTACTACCGCGCCCGGGCGGGTACGGGGATCAATCTCGGCCCGTTCTTCCGTACGCTCGGGAAGGTCTGGTCCCGGCCAGGCGAGGCGTTAGGCGAGATTTCTTTCCCTGAAGCTCTCGGCCGCAATGAGCTGGACGTTCATCCGCTCCTGCTCGACGGTTGCTTTCAGGTTGTGGCCGCAGCGCGCAATCCGGGCGGGATAGAAGAGGAAACCACCTATCTGCCATTTGGCTGGGAGCGGCTGTGGCTGGCGGATTGGCTGCCGGATCGCCTGTTCTGTCACGTGCGCATGAGTGAGGTTTCCCAAGGTACAGAAACGGAACAGGACGAGCCGCCTGAGGTCTGGAACGGAGAATTGCGCATCTACGATCCCAACGGGCTTCTGCTTGGCGGGCTGAGCGGATACATGGTGAAACGCGCGACGCGGGCGGCGCTGCTCTCCGCGGGCGAAGGGGTGAATGAACTGCTGTACGAGGTTGTGTGGCGCGAAAGGACTCTCCCGCCCGGAATGCTGTCCGCAGATTTTCTCGCATCTCAGGCAACGGTTGCAACGCGCTCGGGGCTGCTCTCAGATTATTTGGCCGACGAAGGAGTCACGCCCAAAGACAGAAGCGCCCTCCTGACCGACCTAGAGCGGTGGTCTCGGTCCTGCGCGCTCGAGACCTTGGAGAAGCTGGGGTGGGAACGCGAGGTGGGCGTGACCGTGGATTCAGAGGAATTGCGGCAGCGCTTAAACGTCGTGGAGGAGCATAAGAAGTTGTTCCGCCGGACGCTCGAGATGCTGGCCAAGTCCGGGGTGTTGGAGGAGGTAGACGGCGACTTCGTCGTGAGGACCGGACCCGGGGATCCCTTGCCGGATGAAATGCCGCCTGACACCGAGGAATTCGCTACCCGAATGGCTGAGCTATATCCCCACGGCTTGACCGAGATCGGGCTTTTTCGACGGTCTGGCAACGCCCTGGCAGACATCCTGCTGGGCCGAGCGGACCCGTTGACGGTCCTGTTCAGCAGCGGAGACCCGACCCCGGGCGATCTGTATCTAAAAGCCCCGGTGGCGCGTGCGGCGAACCGTCTACTGCGAGAAACGGTTCAGACTCTTGTGGAGGGGTTGCCCGACGGCCGACACCTCAGGGTGATCGAGGTCGGGGCGGGTACAGGATCGGCAACCGCGGCCATCCTGCCAGAACTCCCGGAAGGACGGTTCGACTACATGTACACGGATATCTCGGCGGGCTTCTTTGCGGAAGCAGAGGCGCGTTTCGGAGGCGAGGAAGCGTCGATAGATTACCGCATGCTGGATATCGAGAAAGATCCGGTGGAGCAGGGATTCGACTCCCACGGTTATGACTTGGTGATTGCGTCCAATGTGTTGCACGCCACGCGATATCTGGATGAGACGCTTGCGCACTGCCGGCGGCTTCTCGCACCATCAGGACAGATGGTCGCGCTCGAGAACCTGAGGGGTATGGGTTGGATGGACTTGACTTTCGGGCCGCTAGACGGCTGGTGGCGGTTCGCCGATGCCTACCGACCGCAACACGCCTTGGTGGAGCCAGCTGTGTGGCGCCGCGTACTTGCTGACGTGGGTTTCGAGGAAATAGAAGTGCTGGGGCTAGAAGAGTCCGACTCGACCGGGATGCCGGATAAAGGTGTGATCGTGGCGCGGGGTACGGCTGAGGTGACCGAAAAACCGGGCACCTGGGTTCTGGCGGCGGATAGCGCCGGTGTGGCCGAGGAACTGGCAGCGGAGTTGGCCGCGCGCAACCAGACAGTCGTGCTGGCGGACCATCAACTCCCGGAGGACGGGCATTCAGAAGCGGACGGGTCCAGCATTGTCCGCGGAGCGGTGGACATGGAGCGGCGCGAGTCGTGGCAATCGCTGTTGGAGTGTCTGCCCGGGGATGCGCCTCTTAGCGGCGTCGTGCACCTCGTGGCGCTGGGCGGCCACGGCCTGAATGCGACAACCGAAGAGATGGCGAAGGACACGAGGCAAGCGATGGCGAGCGCACTGGCGTTAACGCAGGGGCTGCTTGACTCCGATGTGGTGCCCGAGAACGGAGTGTGGTTTCTTACGCGGGGTGCCCAGGTGCTGGAGCGGGAGCTTGGCGGGGAACTTGCCGGCGCGACGCTATGGGGTTTCGGGAAGACGCTGGCCCGCGAAGCGGCGCATCTAGAACCGAGGATGATTGACCTGGACCCCACAAAAACGCAGTCGCCTGAACTACTGGACGAACTGCTGTATCCCGATCAGGAGAATCACATCGCACATCGCTACGGACGACGCGTGGTGGCCCGCCTGGTCCGGGCCGGGACTGACACGGAGCGGTTGACATTGCCGGAGCAGCCGGGCTGGGTGCTGGCTCCGGATCCGGAAGGCATATTCGACAAGCCTTACGTCAAGCCGCTGCCGGAGCATTCCCTAGAGCCGAAAGAAGTCCGTGTCGCGGTCGAAGCTGCCGGGCTGAACTTCTGGGATGTATTTCGTTCGCTTGGCTTCATTGAAGAAGAGAACTTAGGCAAGGAGATGTGCGGCCACGTGCTCGATGTGGGTTCCGAGGTGTCAACCGTCTCGGTCGGCGACCATGTGGTTGGATTGGGGTTCGGTGGTGCGTTCGCGGACGAAATGGTTATACGGGAGGAATTGGTGGCACCCGCGCCATCGGGAATCTCGGTGACGGATCTCGCCACGGTGCCGAATGTGTTCGCCTCAGCCGCATTCTCGTACGAACTCTCAGGGCTAAACGCCGGCGAACGGGTGCTGATTCACGCGGGCGCTGGCGGTGTGGGACTCGCGGCCATCCAGTTGGCGCGTGCTGCAGGCGCCGAGGTGTATGCCACGGCGAGCGAGCTGAAGCGGCCATACCTCCGCTCCATCGGCGTGGAGCATGTGTTTGACAGCCGCACGACAAAGTTCGGGGAAGAGATCCTCGAGGCCACGGACGGAGCAGGAGTTGACGTGGTGCTGAACAGCCTGACGGGAGAGGGATTCATCGAGTCGAGTCTGTCATGCCTGGCACAGGGTGGCCGGTTTGTGGAATTGTCCAGGCGGGACATTCTGAGCGAGGAGGAGATGGCCGAAGTTCGTCCCGACGTTGCCTACTCCATCCTGGAGCTGGATGTTTTGAAGAAGACTGACCCGGCTTGCGTCGGAAAGGTTCTCCGGGAAGTGATGGAGCGCCTTAAGTCGGGAGAACTGAAACCGCTTATCCACAGCAGGTGGCCCTTGGCCGAAACGGGGGCCGCGTTGAGATTCATGCGATCGGCCCGGCACATCGGAAAGATCGTCGTGACGACACCACCGCTTGTGAGAGGTGGGTTGCGGCAGGATCGGACCTACCTAGTGACCGGAGGCCTGGGCGGTATCGGGTGCGCCGTGGCCAGCTGGCTGGCGGATCACGGCGCAGGGGCAATCGTGCTCAATGGACGACGGCCACCGGACCCCGAGGTTGAAAAAGAGATTGACTCGTTGCGTGAACGCGGGTACACGGTGAGGGTGGAGCTGGCGGATGTGACGGATGCCGCTGCTGTGGACGACATGCTGGCGCGGATGGACCGGGAACTGCCGCCGCTCGGCGGAGTGATTCACAGCGTGGGAGTGTTGTCGGATGCTTCGCTGTCGAACCAGAGTTGGGAGAGGTTCGAGCAGGTGCTGTGGCCGAAGGTGCTGGGCGCCTGGCACCTGCACCGTGCGACGGCGGACCGCGATCTGGAGCTCTTCATCCTCTTTTCGAGCCGAGTTGGCGTCATGGGCAATCCGGGACAGGCGAACCACGCCGCAGCCAATGCGTTTTTGGACCAGCTCGCCGCCCACCGGCGGGCGGTAGGGCTTCCGGGACAGGCCATTGCCTGGGGAGCGTGGTCAGAGATCGGCGAAGCCGCGGAACAACGAGATCGGATTGAACGGCAACGAGCGGCGCTCGGCGGCCGGTGGTTTACACCCCAGCAAGGTCTCAGGGCGTTCGACAGGCTGGTGCGCCAGGACGTAACGAATTCCGTGGTAATGTCTATGGACTGGGCAGTTTTTGAGGAGGCTGTCGAAGACCGTCCCTCCCTGCTAGAGGAACTGCTGTCCACCAGCTCCAAGGCCGACGCCGACTCGCCTGCTCAGGCGGACGACCTGATGTCCAGGGTGCGGAAAACGACTGTGGCGGAACGCGAAGGCATGCTGGTGTCATTCCTCCAAGAGGAAGTGCAGGCAGTTCTGCGGCTACCGTCGACGCCGACGCCAACAGTGGGGTTCTTCGATCTGGGGATGGACTCATTGATGGCAGTAGAACTGAGAAACCGGCTCAACCGGGCATTCGCGGGCGAGTATGTCGTCTCCAACACAGCTGTCTTCGACTACCCCGACATCACGACCTTAGCCCACTATCTGGCGGGTGAACTCGGTCAACTGGGCGGGGACAGTGGGACGGCTTCAACGCCCGAGACAGTCGCACCCCCACCGCGCCCGTCCGTCGCTACTGAGGATGACGACATAGCGATAGTCGGCATGGCGTGCCGCTTCCCGGGCGCGAAAAACCTTCTGGAATACTGGAATCTTCTGGAATCGGGCACTGATGCAGTGACCGACGGACGTCAGGCCGGCGATTCGCCGAGGGACACCTTTGGAGACTCAAATTCCGAGAGCGCCACCCACCTGCACGGCGCGTTTGTTGAGGGTATCGAGTGGTTTGACTCACGCTTCTTCCGCATTGCGCCGATAGAAGCGCGGATGATGGACCCACGACAGAGAATGATGTTGGAGACAAGTTGGGAGGCTATCGAAGACGCCGGAATCGCTCCCGACAGCCTACGAGGCAGCCGCACCGGAGTGTATGCCGGAGTCAGTCACAGCGAATACCAACATGTAATTGAAGCCAGCGGTAAGGCTGGCACTTTCCTCGGCCTAATGGCCAGCGTCACCGCCGGGCGGGTCGCATCCGTGCTGGGTCTTGAGGGTCCGGCAATGGCTATCGATATGGCCTGCGCCTCGGCATTGGTTGCGGTGCATCAAGCCGTCGTTGGGCTACAGCGGGGCGAGGTGGACCTGGCCCTCGCCGGAGGCGTGCATGCGGCGCTGTCGCGCGACATTTCCAAACTTATGCTGGATGTGGGGATGCTGTCGCCGAGTGGGCAGTGCCACCCCTTTGATGCGTCTGCGGACGGCTATGTACGCGGCGAAGGTTGCGGAATGCTCATTTTGAAACGACTGAATGAGGCGGAGGTTGACGGCGACCGGATATGGGGCGTCATCAAGGGTTCTGCCATTAACCAGAACGGGGCCAGCGCGGGATTGACCGTTCCGAACGGCCCGGCACAGGAGCGTGTTATAGAGGAGACGCTTGTTAAGGCGGGCCTCACCGGAAGGGATGTTGACTATCTCGAAGCACACGCTACAGCATCCCAGTTGGGCGACGCAATTGAAGTACACGCGGCAGGCTCGGTGTACGGCAGAGGGCGCGACGCCGACCGCCCGCTGCTGATGGGCACCGTAAAGTCAAACATCGGATATCTGGAGACGGCGGCGGGCGTTGCCGGCCTGATAAAGGCTGTGCTGGCGATGAAGCAGGGTATCATTCCGAAACATCTGCACTTCAAGGAACCGAACCCACAAATCGACTGGAACCGACTTCCCGTGCGGGTGACTTCTGAAAAGACCGACTGGCCGCCCCATCCTGACAGGCCGCCACGCGCGGCAGTAAGCGCGTTCGGCATATCGGGCACAAACGCGCATATGGTGGTGGAAGGCTACGGAATCGCGACAGAGGATAACAGCGCAAGTGCTGGAGTGCAGTCGCTTAGGGGCACCGCGCGGCAGGTGCCCGTTTCTCTGCCAGAGCCGGTTGCGAATCTGCCGCTAGCTGCGGGGGAACTAACGGAGCGCACAGTGCGTTTCCTGCCGCTATCGGGCAAGTCGGACGGCGCCCTGCGGGACATGGCAGGACAGTACCTGTCGTGGTTCGACAACCATATTGCTGAGTCGTCGCCTGAAGCGCCTGCACTTGCTGACATAGCGTGGACGGCGAGTGTCGGACGCAGCCATTTTGACCATCGTGCCGCTTTAGTGTTCGGGGATATGCAGTCTCTGCGTGCAGGGCTAACGAAACTCACGGAGACCGACGCTACGCCTGATAAGCCAGATCCACAACCCGTAACAAAGGTGGCATTCGTGTACACAGGCGAGGGCAACCAGTGGGTTGGTATGGGCGAGGCGCTGTACAACAGCGAGCCAGTCGTACGCGCTGTTTTGGACCACTGTGACACCGTGGTGCGCGCAGAGAGGGGAGCATCGCTGCTCGATGTGATGTTCGGGCACGCCGAAGCAGCGGGCGACTTGAATGATGCCGATTGGGCGCAGCCAGCTCTCTACGCATTGGAGTGCGCGCTGACGGCGCTGTGGGCAAGCGTTGGGATCCGCCCGAACGTCGCGCTGGGGCACGGCACGGGTGAGATTGCCGCGGCGCAGGCTGCGGGAGTCCTCACCTTAGAGGACGGACTGCGCTTTGCCTTGACTCGTGGCACGCTGATGGCGGCGCTGCCGGGAGTGGACCCGAACCAATCTCTCGACGGTCTGGAAGTGGCATTTGCAGAGAGTGAGGTCTCACCTCCATCCCTGACTCTGGTGAGCGGCGTTACGGGGCAAGTTGTGGATGCGGACAGCCCGCTAGACGGGGCATACTGGCGTATGCAAGCGTGCGAGACTGCGGCGTTCAGCGCAGGTGTTTCCACGCTTGCCGAGTTGGGAGTGGATGCAGTGATAGAGATTGGCCCCGGCGCGGTACTGGGGCCGCAGGTGAATCCCGAATGGCCGGACTCGTCAAACGGAAAGGAAGCCACCACTTCACCACTCGTGCTTGCGAGCCTGATGCGACCATCCGACGAGGATTCACAGGAGCACAGTACCGGTTTTGCGGAGGCGGTTGCAGGGGCATACGATGCGGGACTGGCACTTTCCTTTGAGGGCATGTTCGCCGGGGAATCGCGCCGCCGCATCTCGCTGCCGAGCTATCCGTTCCAGCGCAGGCGTCACTGGGTGTAA